The region CTAACGCGAGGAATCAGACTCATTCCATCTGCGCGACTACGGAAACGGAGGTCGATAGGGGCCCGCTCGGATACAGCGTCGAGCCGGCCCGCGATGAACCTCAGAGGTCGTCTGGCGGGAGTTCCTCGGGCGTGAGCTCCTCCGGGGCGGGCTCTGGCGGCGGAGGGACCGGTTCCACGGGCGGCGGCGCAGGTGCTTGCACTTCCGCGGCCTCGGCCGGAGCCTCCGTCGGCGGCGGGAGCTCGCCCATCGCCCACACCTCGGACTTCCGCACCTCGACGCGCGAGACGGGATGGATCGGCTTGCAGCCCAGGGCAATCGTCTTCGCGAGGTCGCCGCTGATGATGCCCTTGACGAACTCGCCGATCGACTGCTTCGCCGCGATGTCGGAGACGACCTTCGCCATGATCGCCCGCAGGACGCGTTGCTTGGACGACTGGATCCGTCGGTCGGTGATCGCCATCGGCTTCACCCGGA is a window of Thermoplasmata archaeon DNA encoding:
- a CDS encoding 30S ribosomal protein S3ae, producing the protein MAEKKSRAAARKIKDKWKAKVWYNLLAPEMFNKQLLGETPTDTPDKLVGRVTEVTVQDLTGDFSKMHIKLAFRVNQVQGQDALTQFVGHDMTSDYIRRLTRRKRTRTDLTVDIVTKDAWNVRVKPMAITDRRIQSSKQRVLRAIMAKVVSDIAAKQSIGEFVKGIISGDLAKTIALGCKPIHPVSRVEVRKSEVWAMGELPPPTEAPAEAAEVQAPAPPPVEPVPPPPEPAPEELTPEELPPDDL